In Allomuricauda ruestringensis DSM 13258, the following proteins share a genomic window:
- a CDS encoding LysM peptidoglycan-binding domain-containing protein produces the protein MKKQILQLVFTMVFLLAMVPVSAQNYATHAVKEGETLKSISQKYRVTPYSILQANKEIKSDSDVKENTILIIPLNGKPAENKTETKEEEQEEEKVKPIRFIRHRVRRKETLFGLTQKYNITEDQLKRYNTKLYSETLGRRMILQIPVFPEVDPDEEKELDFETYTVQPKETRWSIAHKYGISVDSLLVLNPELDKNTNYLAAGQELKLPRPKGDSLKEQKVELFTSYTVPPKMTLYSLGREYGVPTDSIVRLNPEIVKEGGLKVGMVVRLPKKKNKEGEVNTDNFIFYEVKPKQNIFRITQNLKITRDELFRLNPALENGLKAGMVLKLPKEKAEELEVKNALVLDKINLVDSINVENKPKLVFMLPFRLDKVNVADTEKAEALIKNRRDIALSLGFYTGAMVALDSIKKLGVSVDVKTYDTQLDQVKVKEILFRENLTGVDAIIGPLAAGPLDEAAVQASAKNIPVIAPIASDSKLSHGNVFYSIPRDVVLRDKMLSHMEKIHKNENIIIIADSTHQVAHDSILSKFPAAQIAKVIDNKSLHLDEFLVKLSEDKENWVFLETDQPNMVASVTSILNSANTSSVGASEETKKIKVRMFTTSYNDAFDDEAVSRTHLSNLKFTYPSFYRVSGNDAFTRAYMKKYNGNLPDRYAVRGFDVTMDILLKLAYKKNLFETSKYIGLTEYAGNGFDYFNDWTSGYFNRACYIMQYDDLTLKEVEPKKNDVKSNL, from the coding sequence ATGAAAAAACAAATTTTACAACTGGTTTTTACCATGGTCTTTTTGTTGGCCATGGTGCCAGTATCCGCACAAAACTATGCAACACATGCTGTAAAAGAAGGAGAAACGCTCAAGAGCATTTCGCAAAAATACAGGGTGACGCCCTACAGCATATTACAGGCCAACAAGGAAATCAAAAGCGATTCCGATGTAAAGGAAAACACAATTCTTATAATTCCCTTGAACGGAAAACCTGCTGAAAACAAAACGGAGACAAAAGAAGAAGAACAAGAGGAAGAAAAGGTAAAACCAATTCGTTTTATCCGACACCGGGTAAGAAGAAAGGAAACTCTTTTTGGACTAACGCAGAAATACAACATTACCGAGGATCAACTAAAGCGTTACAATACCAAATTGTATTCAGAAACCCTAGGTCGTAGAATGATTCTTCAAATCCCAGTATTTCCTGAGGTGGATCCCGATGAAGAAAAGGAGTTGGATTTTGAAACCTATACCGTTCAGCCCAAAGAAACCCGATGGAGCATTGCCCACAAATATGGAATAAGTGTGGATAGCCTATTGGTGTTGAACCCGGAATTGGACAAGAACACCAATTATTTGGCAGCGGGCCAGGAATTAAAATTACCTAGGCCCAAAGGCGATAGCCTTAAGGAGCAAAAGGTGGAATTGTTCACTTCCTATACCGTACCGCCAAAAATGACCCTTTACAGTTTGGGAAGGGAGTATGGTGTTCCAACGGATTCCATAGTAAGGTTGAACCCTGAGATTGTGAAAGAGGGCGGTCTTAAAGTGGGGATGGTGGTACGACTTCCTAAAAAGAAGAACAAAGAGGGTGAGGTAAATACCGACAACTTTATTTTTTATGAAGTAAAGCCCAAGCAGAATATTTTTAGGATTACCCAAAACCTGAAAATCACTAGGGATGAGCTGTTCCGTTTGAATCCGGCCTTGGAAAATGGGCTAAAAGCCGGGATGGTTTTAAAATTGCCCAAAGAAAAGGCAGAAGAATTGGAAGTGAAAAATGCCTTGGTTTTGGATAAGATCAATTTGGTGGACAGTATTAATGTGGAAAACAAGCCCAAATTGGTTTTTATGCTTCCTTTCCGATTGGACAAGGTAAATGTGGCCGATACTGAAAAGGCCGAAGCACTGATCAAAAACCGTAGGGACATCGCCTTGAGCCTTGGGTTTTATACAGGGGCTATGGTGGCTTTGGATTCCATTAAAAAGTTAGGGGTTTCGGTGGATGTCAAGACCTACGATACCCAACTGGACCAAGTCAAGGTCAAAGAAATCCTTTTTAGGGAAAACCTAACCGGGGTAGACGCCATTATAGGCCCATTGGCGGCCGGACCCTTGGACGAAGCAGCTGTTCAAGCTTCAGCAAAAAACATTCCGGTGATCGCTCCAATTGCTTCAGACAGTAAATTGAGCCACGGCAATGTATTCTACTCTATACCAAGGGATGTTGTACTACGGGATAAAATGCTGTCCCACATGGAAAAAATCCATAAGAACGAAAACATAATAATCATTGCAGATTCGACCCATCAAGTAGCACATGATTCCATTTTGAGCAAATTCCCAGCAGCACAAATCGCAAAGGTAATCGACAACAAATCATTGCATTTGGATGAATTTTTGGTCAAACTATCCGAAGACAAGGAAAATTGGGTGTTTCTGGAAACAGATCAGCCCAATATGGTGGCCAGCGTCACTTCTATTTTGAACTCGGCCAATACCTCTTCCGTGGGAGCATCAGAAGAGACCAAGAAAATCAAGGTACGTATGTTTACCACCAGTTATAACGATGCTTTTGATGATGAGGCGGTGTCCAGGACACATCTTTCCAATCTTAAGTTTACCTATCCATCGTTCTACCGGGTGTCTGGGAATGATGCCTTTACCAGGGCATACATGAAAAAGTACAATGGAAACTTACCGGATAGATATGCTGTTCGCGGTTTTGATGTAACTATGGACATACTGCTGAAGCTCGCGTACAAGAAGAACCTTTTCGAAACTTCAAAGTATATCGGTTTAACAGAATATGCAGGAAATGGATTTGATTATTTCAACGATTGGACCTCTGGCTATTTTAACCGTGCCTGCTATATTATGCAGTATGATGACCTTACATTAAAAGAAGTTGAGCCCAAGAAA
- the guaA gene encoding glutamine-hydrolyzing GMP synthase has protein sequence MHNNVLILDFGSQYTQLIARRVRELNIYSEIKPYNKLPEDLSDYKAVILSGSPSSVRSEHAPHPDLSEIKGKKPLLGICYGAQYLSHFHGGNVAPSATREYGRANLSYVNSEDDFLQDIGEGSQVWMSHSDTIKELPEGAIRLASTHDVENAAYKIDGEMTYGIQFHPEVYHTTDGKKLLENFLVNIAGLQQNWTPDAFVETTVEELKKEIGDEKVILGLSGGVDSSVAAMLLHKAIGDHLYCIFVNNGLLRKNEFESVLDQYKHMGLNVKGVDASARFLGALKGESDPEGKRKIIGRVFIEVFDDESHKVENAKWLAQGTIYPDRIESVSASGGPSAVIKSHHNVGGLPDYMKLKVVEPLKMLFKDEVRRVGASMDMPAEILGRHPFPGPGLGIRILGDITPEKVAILQEVDAIFVDGLKKWGLYDKVWQAGAMLLPVDSVGVMGDERTYEKCVALRAVESTDGMTADWVNLPYEFLQKTSNDIINKVKGVNRVVYDISSKPPATIEWE, from the coding sequence ATGCATAACAACGTACTTATCCTAGACTTTGGTTCCCAGTACACACAACTGATCGCAAGACGCGTTAGGGAACTCAACATTTACTCAGAAATTAAACCCTACAATAAACTGCCCGAGGATTTATCGGATTACAAGGCGGTTATCCTTTCTGGTTCACCATCTTCGGTGCGCTCGGAGCATGCCCCGCACCCCGATTTGTCCGAAATAAAAGGTAAGAAACCTTTATTGGGAATCTGCTACGGCGCACAATATTTGTCCCATTTTCATGGTGGGAACGTGGCACCATCAGCCACCCGTGAATATGGTAGGGCCAATCTGTCCTATGTAAATTCAGAAGACGATTTTTTACAAGATATCGGTGAAGGAAGCCAAGTGTGGATGAGCCATAGCGATACCATTAAGGAGCTTCCAGAAGGGGCCATTCGTTTGGCCAGTACCCACGATGTGGAAAACGCAGCTTACAAGATTGATGGTGAAATGACTTATGGAATTCAGTTTCACCCAGAAGTGTACCATACCACCGATGGTAAAAAGCTCTTGGAAAACTTTTTGGTGAACATTGCCGGGCTGCAACAAAATTGGACCCCGGATGCTTTTGTGGAAACAACGGTAGAGGAACTAAAAAAAGAGATCGGCGACGAAAAAGTGATTTTGGGACTGTCCGGGGGAGTTGATTCCAGTGTGGCCGCCATGTTGTTGCACAAAGCGATTGGCGATCATTTGTACTGTATTTTCGTGAACAACGGTCTTTTGCGCAAAAACGAGTTCGAAAGTGTTTTGGACCAATATAAGCACATGGGATTAAATGTTAAGGGCGTTGATGCTTCGGCACGCTTTTTGGGTGCCTTGAAAGGAGAATCGGATCCTGAAGGAAAAAGAAAAATCATCGGCAGGGTCTTTATTGAGGTTTTTGATGATGAGTCCCACAAAGTAGAAAATGCAAAATGGTTGGCGCAAGGAACCATTTATCCGGATAGGATTGAATCGGTTTCGGCCAGCGGTGGACCATCAGCGGTAATTAAAAGTCACCATAATGTGGGCGGATTACCAGACTACATGAAATTGAAAGTGGTGGAGCCCTTGAAAATGTTGTTCAAGGATGAGGTGCGAAGAGTAGGGGCAAGTATGGATATGCCAGCGGAGATTTTAGGAAGGCACCCATTTCCGGGCCCTGGTTTGGGAATCCGTATCTTGGGAGACATTACCCCGGAAAAGGTGGCTATTTTACAAGAAGTGGACGCCATTTTTGTTGATGGACTCAAAAAATGGGGACTTTATGACAAGGTTTGGCAGGCCGGAGCCATGCTTTTGCCCGTAGATAGTGTAGGGGTTATGGGAGATGAGCGCACCTACGAAAAATGTGTGGCGCTCAGAGCTGTTGAAAGCACCGATGGAATGACGGCCGATTGGGTAAATTTACCCTACGAATTCCTACAAAAGACCTCTAATGATATAATAAACAAGGTTAAGGGCGTTAATAGAGTGGTGTACGACATTAGCTCAAAACCACCGGCAACTATAGAATGGGAATGA
- the pgmB gene encoding beta-phosphoglucomutase, whose product MIKGFIFDLDGVITDTAELHYAAWKKLSADMGWQFDRALNEKLRGISRMDSIKVIMDHNGVSLDDATILELATKKNDIYVESLGSMTQEDYLPGARELLTHLRSEGFSVALGSASKNAPKVLKQLKATHFFDVIGDGNSVAKSKPAPDIFLYASEKLGLRPENCIVFEDAEKGIDAAKAGKFHSVGIGPEERVGHADIRFNTMKEATLFEVKSHFKDLF is encoded by the coding sequence ATGATCAAGGGATTTATTTTTGATTTGGATGGCGTAATCACAGATACTGCTGAACTGCATTACGCTGCTTGGAAAAAATTGTCGGCCGATATGGGTTGGCAATTTGATCGTGCCCTTAATGAAAAACTGCGGGGAATTTCCAGAATGGATTCCATAAAAGTGATTATGGACCATAACGGTGTTAGCTTGGACGATGCGACCATTCTTGAACTTGCCACAAAAAAAAACGATATCTATGTTGAAAGTTTGGGTAGCATGACCCAAGAGGATTATTTGCCGGGCGCCAGGGAACTTTTAACACATTTAAGGTCCGAGGGCTTTAGCGTTGCCCTTGGAAGTGCCAGTAAAAATGCCCCAAAAGTGTTGAAACAGCTCAAGGCCACTCATTTTTTTGATGTAATCGGTGATGGCAATAGCGTTGCCAAAAGCAAACCTGCCCCGGATATTTTCCTTTATGCTTCGGAAAAATTAGGGCTGCGTCCAGAAAATTGTATTGTTTTTGAGGATGCCGAAAAAGGGATAGATGCTGCCAAAGCCGGAAAATTCCACAGTGTGGGCATTGGTCCCGAAGAGCGCGTAGGACATGCCGATATTAGGTTCAATACCATGAAGGAGGCTACGTTGTTCGAAGTAAAGTCACATTTCAAGGATTTGTTCTAA